The sequence below is a genomic window from Lysobacter stagni.
TCGGCCGCAAGCCATTCGAGCACGCGCTCGTGCAGCAGGCCGTGCGCGATGGTGGCCTCCCAGTCCGCCAGCTCGACCTGCGGGAAGGCTTCGAACACGATGTGCGCCGCTTCCGGATCGAAGTAGACGTTGAATTCCGCGGCGGGCGTGATGTTGCCGTGCGCGGTGACCGCACCGCCCATCACCACGAAGCGCGCAACGCGCTGCGGCAGCGTCGGATCCAGCTTGAGCGCCAGCGCGACGTTGGTCAGCGGCCCCAACGCGACCAGCAACAGCTTGCCGGCGTGCTCGTGCGAGAGCCGCAGGATGGCCTGCGCCGCATGTTCGGTTTCGACCTGGCGCGACGGCGTGCCGTAATCGATGTCGCCGAAGCCGTTCTCGCCGTGCACGTAGCCGGCGTCCGGCGCCGGGTGCAGCAGCGGGCCGGGGCAGCCGGCGAACACGGGCACGTCGACGCCCGCGACTTCGCACAACTTCAGCGCATTGCGCACGGTGTGACCCAGGCCCACGTTGCCGGCGGCAATGGTCAGCCCGACCACGCGGTGGCGCGTGTCGTTGAAGGCCATGAGCAGTGCGAGCGCGTCGTCCACGCCCGGGTCGGTGTCGATCAGCAGGGGGATGGTATCCATCGACCGATTATGCCGGCCCCACGTGACGGAATTCGAGCGCTTCGCGCAGCGCGCGCACGATCGAGGCATCGCTTTCCAGGCGATCGCCGTCCAGCCCCGGCAGGTCGTGGCGATGGCGCATGCGCGAGACACGCACCGCCTTCGCCGACGCATGCACTTCGCGCACCCCGCTGCGCTGCACGAACGGCGCCACGTTGTCCGGCGTGATGCCTGCCCCCGCCATGATGCCAATGCGCCCCTGCGCGCGCTGCGCCAGCGCGGCGAGCCGGTCGACACCCTCGGGCGCGCTCGCTCGCCCACCGGAGGTGAGCACACGTTCGCAGCCCAGCGCGATCACCGCCTCCAGCGCGTCGTCGAGGTCGTGCGCCACATCGAACGCGCGATGAAAGGTCACCCCCAACGGGCCCGCGGCTTCGATGAGCTCGCGGCAGGTGGTGAGATCGACTGCGCCGTCGGCATCCAGCGCACCGATCACCACGCCGTCGCACCCCAGCCGCGCGCACATGGCGATGTCGCGCAGCATCGTTTCGCGCTCCAGCGTGTCGTAGAGGAAATCGCCCGCGCGAGGACGGATCAGCACGTACAGCGGAATGCGCAGGCGTTCGCGCGCCATCGCCAGCGTGCCGTACGAAGGCGTGCAGCCGCCCTCGCCCAGGTTCTCGCACAACTCGACGCGATCGGCGCCGCCCTCCTGTGACGCCAGCGCGGAGGCGAGCGAATTGGCCGCGATCTCCAGCGTCACGCGGACGTTCGCGGCGATCATGTCTGTTCGGTCTGGTACACCGAGGCCGAGTCGTGCAGGCGATCATGCGGACCCGGCGAGCCATCCTGCATCGCATAGACGAAGCCGCGATGCAGCGCGAAGGCGCCGACTTCACCGGCCTTGTTCATCGCCAGGAAGCACACCTGCAGCGTCTTGCTGGCCTCGGGCCGCTTGCGCACGACGCGGTCGATGGCTTCGCGGCAGGCATCGGCCGGCGAGCGCCCCTGCCGCATCAGTTCGACCACCAGGAAGCTGGCCGCGTTGCGCACCATTTCCTCGCCGACGCCCGACGCGGTGGCCGCACCCACCTCGTTATCCACGTACAGGCCCGCACCGACGATGGGACTGTCGCCGACGCGGCCGTGCAGTTTCCACGCCATGCCGCTCGTGGTGCATGCACCGGCGAGCCGGCCGTTCGCATCGATCGCGAGGATGCCCAGCGTGTCGTGGTTGGTCTTGTCGCCCGGCCGGGCCTGGCGCTCAGCGTTGATCTGCGGCGCGTACCGCGAGGTCTTGAGCCACTCGCGCCACGCCTGGCGCGCCTGGTCGGTGAGCAGTGGTGTCTTCTCGAAGCCCTGCGCCACGGCGAACTGCTGCGCGCCGGCGCCCACCAGCATCACGTGCGGGGTCTTCTCCATCACCGCGCGCGCCACCGAAACCGGATGCGCGATGTCCTCCAGCGCGGCCACCGCACCGCAACGTCCGTCGCCGTCCATGATGCTGGCATCGAGCGTCAGCACGCCGTCGCGGTCCGGGTTGCCGCAGCGACCCACCGTCGGATTGCACAGGTCCGACTCTGCCCAGCGGGCGCCGGCCTCGACCGCGTCGAGCGCGCTGCCGCCACTGCCGAGCACCTTCCACGCCGCGCGGTTCGCGCCCACGCCGAAGTCCCAGGTCGACACCACGCGCGCGCCGTTCGACGCCGAAGCGGCTCGCAGACGCGGTACGGCCGCAGCTCCCGCCGCGAGCAGCGAGGCCTGCAGGAATCGACGTCGATCGGTCATGCGTTGCGCCCCTTGAGGTGCGTCAGTAGCCGGAATGGCGCTCGTAGTACCACGCCGCCGCGCCAACCAGCCCCAGCTGGCCGTGGTCCACCAGCCACACCGGCACGCGGGCGAGCACTTCGCCCAGCACGCCCTTGTTGGTGAAACGGGCGGCGAAATCGCTCTGCAGCAGGAACGGGCGGATCTGCGCGGGAATGCCTCCAGCCAGGTAGACCGCATCGGCACCGAAGGTGAGCGCGAGGTCGCCCGCCAGACTGCCGAGCAGCGCGCAGAACAGGCCCAGCGCTTCTCGCGCCTGTGCGTCGCTGGTCGACTGAGCGGCGGCGGCGATGGCCTCGGGCGTATCGAACACGGGCGCGGCGCCGTCGAGATCGCACAACGCCTGATACGTGTTGACCAGCCCGGGCCCCGACAGCACGCGCTCGTTGTCCACATGCGGCCAACGCCGGAGCAGGCGTTCCATCAACGCAAGCTCGCGCGGCGTACCAACCGCGAGCGATGCGTGCCCGGCCTCGCTGGCCAGCACGCGTCGCGATGCGCCCTGCTGCAGCGTGCGCGGCAGGCACAGCGATGCGCCGAAGCCGGTGCCGGGACCGAGCACCAGCGCCGGACCCTCGCCGGCCTGCAGCGGGCCGCATACGCGCGTCATCGCACCGACGTCGATGTAGGGCATCGCGCAGGCGACCGCTTCGAAATCGTTGAGCAGCGCCAGATAGGCGATGCCCGCTTCGCGCCGCGTGCTTTCCACCGAAACGGCCCACGGCAGGTTGGCGTTGATCAGCGTGTCGCCTTCCAGGCGCCCGGCGATGGCCACGACCGCATGCGTGCGGTCGGCGTCGAAGGCGGCGGCGAAGTCGTCGAGGATGGCCGCCAGACTGGCGTACTCGGCGCAGGCATAGCGGCGATAGTCGAGGACATCCACCTTGCCTCCCGGACGCACCTGGACCAGGCCCAGGCGCGCATGCGTGCCGCCCACGTCGGCGGCGATGAACGGCGGCGAGCCGTGCCGGACGGGAGGGCTTTCGATCGGGGCGGAGATCACGGGGGATGGTGTGGACAGCGACGGCGGGCGTCCATGATGCCCAATTCCGGCGGGCGCCTGCAGCCCGGCGTCGCAGAACGGCTCACGCGGCGGCGAAGCGCACGGCCCCGCCAACCCAGCGCGCGACCACCCGCTCGGCCAGCTCGGGGGCCTGCCCCAGCAGCTGTTCGCCCAGCGCCTGCACCTGCGGCAGCAGGTCCGCATCGCGCCCCAGGTCGGCCACGCGGAACTGCGCCAGGCCGGTCTGGCGGGTGCCCAGCAGCTCGCCCGGCCCGCGCAGCTCCAGGTCCTTCTCGGCGATCACGAAGCCGTCGTTGGTCTCGCGCATGGTTTCCAGGCGCTGGCGCGCCATCTGCGACAGCGGCGTCTGGTAGAGCAGCACGCAGCTGGACGCCGCGCTGCCGCGCCCGACGCGCCCGCGCAACTGGTGCAGCTGGGCCAGGCCCAGGCGCTCGGCGTTCTCGATGATCATCAGCGACGCGTTGGGCACGTCCACGCCGACTTCGATCACCGTCGTCGCCACCAGCAGGCCGATCTCGCCCTGCTTGAACGCGCGCATCGTGGACTGCTTGTCGGAGGCCTTCATGCGCCCGTGCACCAGCCCGACGCGCAACTCCGGCAACCGCTTGCACAGGTCCTCGAACGTGGACTGCGCCGCCTGCGCGACGACTTCGTCGCTGTCGTCGATCAGCGTGCATACCCAGTACGCCTGTCGCCCTTCCGCGCAGGCCTTGCGGATGCGCTCGACCAGCTCCGGGCGACGTTCCGCACTCAACGCAACCGTCTGCACCGGCGTGCGTCCGGGCGGCAGTTCGTCGATGGCGGACACATCCAGATCTGCGTAGGCGGCCATCGCCAGCGTGCGCGGAATGGGCGTGGCGGTCATCACCAGCTGATGCGGGACAATGGCATCACCATT
It includes:
- a CDS encoding N(4)-(beta-N-acetylglucosaminyl)-L-asparaginase; this translates as MTDRRRFLQASLLAAGAAAVPRLRAASASNGARVVSTWDFGVGANRAAWKVLGSGGSALDAVEAGARWAESDLCNPTVGRCGNPDRDGVLTLDASIMDGDGRCGAVAALEDIAHPVSVARAVMEKTPHVMLVGAGAQQFAVAQGFEKTPLLTDQARQAWREWLKTSRYAPQINAERQARPGDKTNHDTLGILAIDANGRLAGACTTSGMAWKLHGRVGDSPIVGAGLYVDNEVGAATASGVGEEMVRNAASFLVVELMRQGRSPADACREAIDRVVRKRPEASKTLQVCFLAMNKAGEVGAFALHRGFVYAMQDGSPGPHDRLHDSASVYQTEQT
- a CDS encoding glucokinase codes for the protein MISAPIESPPVRHGSPPFIAADVGGTHARLGLVQVRPGGKVDVLDYRRYACAEYASLAAILDDFAAAFDADRTHAVVAIAGRLEGDTLINANLPWAVSVESTRREAGIAYLALLNDFEAVACAMPYIDVGAMTRVCGPLQAGEGPALVLGPGTGFGASLCLPRTLQQGASRRVLASEAGHASLAVGTPRELALMERLLRRWPHVDNERVLSGPGLVNTYQALCDLDGAAPVFDTPEAIAAAAQSTSDAQAREALGLFCALLGSLAGDLALTFGADAVYLAGGIPAQIRPFLLQSDFAARFTNKGVLGEVLARVPVWLVDHGQLGLVGAAAWYYERHSGY
- a CDS encoding copper homeostasis protein CutC — protein: MIAANVRVTLEIAANSLASALASQEGGADRVELCENLGEGGCTPSYGTLAMARERLRIPLYVLIRPRAGDFLYDTLERETMLRDIAMCARLGCDGVVIGALDADGAVDLTTCRELIEAAGPLGVTFHRAFDVAHDLDDALEAVIALGCERVLTSGGRASAPEGVDRLAALAQRAQGRIGIMAGAGITPDNVAPFVQRSGVREVHASAKAVRVSRMRHRHDLPGLDGDRLESDASIVRALREALEFRHVGPA
- a CDS encoding nucleoside hydrolase, whose amino-acid sequence is MDTIPLLIDTDPGVDDALALLMAFNDTRHRVVGLTIAAGNVGLGHTVRNALKLCEVAGVDVPVFAGCPGPLLHPAPDAGYVHGENGFGDIDYGTPSRQVETEHAAQAILRLSHEHAGKLLLVALGPLTNVALALKLDPTLPQRVARFVVMGGAVTAHGNITPAAEFNVYFDPEAAHIVFEAFPQVELADWEATIAHGLLHERVLEWLAADSERARFYDRISKKTREWSADRRGDHWFAADALGMAFALEPEGVVEEETRPLEVELGHGPARGMTVVDWRRESGRPDRFRILLRYDQARFEGLIQRALAAR